A single region of the Fimbriimonadaceae bacterium genome encodes:
- a CDS encoding NTP transferase domain-containing protein, producing the protein MKAVVMAGGEGSRLRPMTINRPKPLVPVCNRPIMEHICHLLKQHGINEIVATLHYMADEIQNYFGDGSEFGLNMTYSIEDTPLGTAGSVKKAENQLRDGTFVIISGDALTDCNLTKAIQYHKDKGSAATLVLSRVANPLEFGVVITDEEGRVERFLEKPSWSEVFSDTVNTGIYILEPEVFDRMEPGIQYDWSQDIFPAMLREGAPIYGYVMERYWTDVGSLTQYREAQEHLLSGMVDLEMPGTRIADGIWAGPNCNIDEGAVLVPPVCLGRNCKIKAGARIGPYTVLGDNAFVDSEAVVERSVLWDSAYIGPNVGVHSAICGSRVTIKRDSVVNEDAVVGDRCLLDVGCVIRPRIKLWPDKMIERGSTVTMSLVWGNKWRGNLFRDLGVAGLSNIEITPDFATRLGAAFGSCLPEGSRVITSRDSTRSSRMIKRAIIASLLGVGSNIIDLRSIAAPVARHFVKASGAMGAINVRKLPGNSRVTLIEFLDSRGAYLPRSMERKVETTFSREDFKRTDPDDLGVLEYGSRALEGYQDDFFRLLNAPSAAKRLRVVCDYGNSALVSIFPAMLARLGIQPIGLNSFNDAKLAPRTTDEIRVHVENLKNIVDSLGYDMGILFTDEGERLTVVDDLGNELRGSELFAVMCTLIAQTNPEATIAMSVTGPTRIEEYLKKRGIKVMRTKADVRSLLTGALDAGVTFAGDERGGFLFPNFHPGFDAMYSFAQMVTMLQVTGLKLSEVKAEIPKFEMVYESVPCPWEMKGAVMRHITEESRNGVVETLDGIKIFDGDRWVLVLPDAVEPVFHIYAESGEESESRELVTTYAKKIEELGKE; encoded by the coding sequence ATGAAGGCTGTTGTGATGGCGGGCGGTGAGGGTTCACGCTTGCGCCCGATGACGATTAATCGCCCGAAGCCGCTTGTCCCGGTTTGCAACCGTCCGATCATGGAGCACATCTGCCACTTGCTTAAGCAACATGGCATTAACGAGATCGTCGCCACGCTGCACTACATGGCCGACGAAATTCAGAACTACTTTGGTGACGGCTCGGAATTCGGTCTGAACATGACCTATTCCATCGAAGACACGCCTTTGGGCACCGCAGGATCGGTGAAGAAGGCTGAGAATCAACTTCGCGATGGAACGTTTGTGATTATCTCTGGCGATGCGCTGACGGATTGCAACCTTACCAAAGCGATTCAATATCACAAGGACAAGGGCAGCGCGGCGACCCTTGTGTTGAGCCGGGTGGCGAATCCGCTTGAGTTCGGTGTCGTGATCACGGATGAAGAAGGACGCGTCGAGCGATTTCTTGAGAAGCCGAGCTGGTCAGAGGTCTTCAGCGACACGGTAAACACAGGGATTTACATTCTGGAGCCCGAAGTTTTCGACAGGATGGAGCCTGGGATTCAGTACGACTGGAGCCAGGATATCTTCCCCGCGATGCTCCGGGAAGGAGCCCCCATTTATGGCTATGTCATGGAGCGTTACTGGACCGATGTAGGCTCGTTGACTCAATACAGAGAAGCTCAGGAGCACTTGCTGTCGGGCATGGTTGACCTTGAAATGCCGGGGACGCGGATCGCCGATGGTATTTGGGCAGGACCAAACTGCAACATTGACGAAGGGGCAGTGCTGGTGCCACCGGTTTGTTTAGGCCGTAATTGCAAGATCAAAGCCGGGGCTCGGATCGGGCCTTACACCGTGCTTGGCGATAACGCATTTGTGGATTCGGAGGCTGTCGTTGAGCGCAGTGTGCTTTGGGACAGCGCCTATATCGGGCCGAACGTTGGTGTGCATTCCGCGATTTGTGGGTCGCGCGTGACGATCAAGCGCGACTCTGTCGTGAACGAAGATGCGGTAGTGGGCGACCGGTGTTTGCTGGATGTCGGCTGCGTTATTCGACCGCGGATCAAGCTTTGGCCAGACAAGATGATCGAGCGCGGATCGACTGTCACGATGTCTTTGGTTTGGGGGAATAAGTGGCGGGGCAACTTGTTCCGCGATCTTGGCGTTGCTGGCCTTTCGAATATCGAAATCACGCCCGACTTCGCCACGAGATTGGGTGCGGCATTTGGATCGTGTCTCCCGGAGGGCTCGCGTGTGATTACAAGTCGGGACAGCACCCGGAGTTCGAGGATGATCAAACGGGCGATCATTGCATCGCTGCTTGGCGTAGGGAGCAACATTATCGACCTGCGCAGCATTGCGGCTCCGGTTGCGCGGCACTTTGTGAAGGCCAGTGGGGCGATGGGCGCTATCAACGTACGCAAACTCCCAGGAAACTCTCGAGTGACGCTTATCGAGTTTTTAGACAGTCGGGGCGCGTATTTGCCACGGAGTATGGAGCGCAAGGTCGAAACGACTTTTTCGCGTGAGGATTTCAAGCGCACCGATCCTGACGATCTGGGAGTGCTCGAATATGGGAGTCGCGCCTTAGAGGGGTACCAAGACGACTTCTTCAGGCTACTGAACGCGCCATCGGCAGCCAAACGTCTCCGGGTCGTATGCGACTATGGAAACTCGGCGCTCGTCTCGATCTTTCCGGCGATGCTTGCCAGACTTGGCATTCAGCCGATTGGCTTGAACAGCTTTAATGATGCAAAGTTAGCTCCGAGAACCACTGATGAGATTCGAGTACATGTCGAGAATTTGAAGAACATCGTCGATTCTCTGGGCTACGACATGGGCATTCTCTTTACCGACGAGGGTGAGCGCCTCACCGTTGTCGACGATCTCGGAAACGAGTTGCGGGGGAGCGAGCTTTTTGCTGTGATGTGCACACTCATCGCGCAGACGAATCCCGAGGCGACCATTGCTATGAGCGTTACTGGCCCGACCCGTATTGAAGAGTATTTGAAGAAGCGGGGGATCAAGGTCATGCGTACAAAAGCGGACGTTCGCTCGCTGCTGACCGGGGCTCTCGATGCGGGAGTTACGTTCGCGGGAGATGAACGTGGAGGTTTTCTGTTTCCGAATTTCCATCCGGGCTTTGACGCGATGTATAGCTTTGCGCAGATGGTGACGATGCTGCAGGTCACGGGGCTCAAGTTAAGTGAAGTGAAAGCGGAGATCCCCAAATTTGAGATGGTGTATGAGTCGGTTCCTTGTCCTTGGGAGATGAAAGGAGCAGTGATGCGGCACATTACGGAGGAGTCACGTAATGGTGTTGTGGAAACTCTTGATGGCATCAAGATTTTTGATGGGGACCGATGGGTTTTAGTTTTGCCTGATGCCGTTGAGCCCGTTTTCCATATTTATGCGGAGAGTGGCGAAGAGTCTGAAAGCCGAGAATTGGTCACCACTTACGCCAAGAAAATTGAAGAGTTGGGGAAAGAATAG
- a CDS encoding FkbM family methyltransferase has translation MGFVESLKRRAKLLLYRRQFGNDWAKALVENNIWPLMGARLGPSGQLIVDGLGDPIAKPSNGALMLLRVLRVAQALHLQVGARFEINEESVLIRIDDLSILASSSDDIAVVAEVFAEQMYRFDMPGSRLILDIGANIGATGLFFAKSYACEVWAYELVPSTAERAKQNFALNPDLANQITLQAYGLSDRDQELEISVDPDHRPSNSLYQPIVGSAKEVERVTVRDATVVLGEALKVLGERKLVVKLDAEGAEYEILERLQYSGLLSRIDLLLLEWHERDGQNPDSIRSLLREAGFCWMERLHPDAPVGFIGAYKSHP, from the coding sequence ATGGGCTTCGTTGAGTCTTTAAAGCGTCGTGCAAAGCTGCTCCTGTATCGGCGACAGTTTGGTAATGATTGGGCGAAGGCTCTTGTCGAGAACAACATCTGGCCGCTAATGGGAGCCCGACTCGGCCCAAGCGGGCAGCTGATCGTTGACGGCTTAGGTGATCCCATTGCTAAGCCAAGCAACGGGGCGTTGATGCTGCTGCGCGTTCTGAGGGTCGCTCAGGCTTTGCACTTGCAGGTGGGTGCTCGATTTGAGATTAACGAGGAGTCTGTCCTGATTCGGATAGACGATCTCTCGATCTTGGCTTCGAGCAGCGATGATATAGCCGTCGTCGCTGAGGTTTTTGCCGAACAGATGTATCGGTTTGACATGCCGGGATCGAGGCTGATCCTTGATATCGGGGCAAACATCGGTGCAACGGGGCTCTTCTTTGCTAAGAGTTACGCTTGTGAAGTCTGGGCTTATGAGTTGGTGCCTTCGACTGCTGAACGAGCCAAGCAGAACTTTGCTTTGAATCCGGATCTCGCAAATCAGATCACACTACAGGCGTACGGACTATCCGATCGGGATCAGGAGTTGGAGATTTCCGTCGATCCAGATCACCGGCCGAGCAACTCCCTCTACCAACCCATAGTCGGTTCTGCAAAGGAGGTTGAGCGTGTGACCGTGCGTGATGCGACAGTGGTTTTGGGAGAGGCCCTGAAGGTCTTGGGGGAACGCAAGCTAGTCGTGAAACTGGATGCTGAAGGTGCCGAGTACGAGATTCTGGAGCGATTGCAATATTCGGGCTTGCTATCGCGAATTGATCTGCTGCTTTTGGAGTGGCATGAACGGGATGGTCAGAATCCCGACTCTATCCGGAGCCTGCTAAGAGAGGCCGGTTTCTGCTGGATGGAGCGTCTTCACCCGGATGCACCAGTAGGGTTCATCGGCGCTTACAAGTCACACCCGTAA